In Passer domesticus isolate bPasDom1 chromosome 1, bPasDom1.hap1, whole genome shotgun sequence, one DNA window encodes the following:
- the LOC135302996 gene encoding solute carrier family 22 member 13-like, with the protein MSGVGEILKAIGDFGRLQKCLVLLSVIPCLSVAFHQFCQLFMVMEVPHHCDTSWIRAVGPNLTEEEQLNLTLPRRADGEFEQCSMFSPVDWDLDAILAYGLNHTQKCSSGWVYPSEQPPSLLTEFDLVCDRKDLNDIAQAIYMAGLLLGSMIFGPLSDRIGRRPVILISVFLQGLFGLGIAFVPHFYVYMAFRCVVGASVSGITMTILALATEWIGVSSRPKAVLTSHCCFAIGQMILAGLSYGIRNWRLLQIAGSVPIFAYFFCIGVLPESARWLVTKGRIEEAKKVLQKAAATNKRSLPAELLQQLKPEKEVKSGSFLDLFRKKHLQKVTLIMSCAWFVNSFVYYGLSLNVTNFGLDIYLTQLAFGAVEIPARVGCIFTLQRFGRRKTQVVLLVLSGLVCLIITGIPEDQPVATTVLATIGKFAASASFSTSFVYAAELFPTVVRQTGVGLCSMAARVAGILAPLVRLLGQHHRAIPMAIFGSSPVLGGLLCVLLPETHGTDLADDTGDGHPPAEVCENATSSSQNGQVKGKDGGQDNESTKTTYF; encoded by the exons ATGTCAGGTGTCGGGGAAATTTTGAAAGCAATTGGTGATTTTGGGCGACTGCAGAaatgcctggtgctgctctccGTGATCCCCTGCCTCAGTGTGGCTTTCCACCAGTTTTGCCAGCTTTTCATGGTCATGGAAGTGCCTCACCACTGTGACACCAGCTGGATCCGCGCCGTCGGCCCCAACCTGACAGAGGAAGAGCAGCTGAACCTCACCCTGCCCCGCCGCGCCGACGGGGAGTTTGAGCAGTGCTCCATGTTCTCCCCGGTCGACTGGGACCTGGATGCCATCCTGGCCTACGGGCTGAACCACACGCAGAAGtgcagcagtggctgggtgTACCCCTCAGAGCAGCCGCCGTCCCTGCTGACCGAG TTTGACCTGGTGTGTGACAGGAAGGACCTCAATGACATTGCCCAGGCCATCTAcatggcagggctgctcctgggatCCATGATCTTTGGGCCTCTGAGTGACAG GATCGGCCGCCGCCCGGTCATTCTGATCTCCGTCTTCCTCCAGGGCTTGTTTGGCCTGGGAATTGCCTTTGTGCCCCATTTCTATGTGTACATGGCCTTCAGGTGTGTGGTGGGGGCCTCCGTGTCAGGGATCACCATGACAATACTGGCCTTAG CTACGGAATGGATCGGTGTCTCCTCCCGGCCAAAGGCAGTGCTCACCTCTCACTGCTGTTTCGCCATCGGGCAGAtgattttggctggtttgagtTACGGGATTCGCAACTGGAGGCTGCTGCAAATTGCAGGATCTGTTCCTATATTTGCCTATTTCTTCTGTATTGG GGTGCTCCCAGAGTCAGCTCGCTGGCTGGTGACCAAGGGCAGAATCGAGGAAGCCAAGAAGGTCCTGCAGAAGGCGGCAGCCACCAACAAGCGCagcctcccagcagagctcctgcagcag tTGAAGCCTGAGAAAGAGGTCAAGTCTGGAAGTTTCCTGGATCTTTTCCGGAAGAAGCACCTGCAGAAGGTGACTTTAATCATGTCATGTGCCTG GTTTGTGAACAGCTTTGTCTACTACGGGCTGAGTCTGAACGTGACAAATTTTGGCCTGGACATCTACCTGACTCAGCTGGCCTTTGGAGCAGTGGAAATCCCAGCCCGTGTTGGTTGTATCTTCACTCTGCAGAGGTTTGGGAGGAGGAAGACGCAGGTCGTTCTTCTGGTGCTGAGTGGCCTGGTGTGCCTGATCATCACCGGCATCCCTGAAG ACCAGCCCGTGGCAACCACCGTCCTGGCCACCATTGGCAAGTTTGCTGCCTCAGCCTCCTTCTCCACCTCCTTCGTCTATGCTGCCGAGCTCTTCCCCACGGTTGTCAG GCAGACGGGCGTGGGGCTGTGCTCCATGGCGGCGCGGGTGGCCGGGATCCTGGCGCCGCTGGTCCGCCTGCTGGGCCAGCACCACCGGGCCATCCCCATGGCCATCTTCGGCAGCTCCCCCGTGCTGGGCGGGCTGCTCTGCGTCCTGCTGCCCGAGACCCACGGCACCGACCTGGCAGACGACACCGGGGACGGCCACCCCCCGGCTGAG GTCTGCGAAaatgccaccagcagctctcagaATGGGCAGGTGAAAGGAAAAGATGGTGGCCAAGACAATGAGAGCACGAAGACCACGTACTTCTAG